In Massilia sp. METH4, the genomic window GACGATCCGGACGCCTACAGCTACTCCGGCGGCCTGTGCCTGGCGAACCAGGGCCTGATGGAATTCGTGGAGATGTTCAAGGCGCCGATCAAGGTGCTGCACCCGCTGCTGACGGCCACCCAGGAAGGCAACTACAAGGGCACCGAAGGCTTCGGCGCCATCCCCTTCGACGGCGTGGTGCTGGCGCACTCGAACGAATCGGAGTGGAAGAGCTTCCGCAACAACCGCAACAACGAGGCATTCCTCGACCGTATCTACATCGTGAAAGTGCCGTATTGCCTGCGCGTGTCGGACGAGATCAAGATCTACGAGAAACTGCTGCGCAACTCGTCGCTGGCCGAAGCGCCGTGCGCGCCGGGCACGCTGCGCATGATGTCGCAGTTCGCCATCCTGTCGCGCCTGAAGGAGCCGGAAAACTCGTCGATCTTCTCCAAGATGCTCGTCTACGATGGCGAGAACCTGAAGGATACCGATCCGAAGGCGAAGTCGATCCACGAATACGTCGACTATGCCGGCGTGGACGAAGGCATGAACGGCCTGTCGACGCGCTTCGCGTTCAAGATCCTGTCGAAGGTGTTCAACTTCGACTCGACCGAAGTGGCGGCCAACCCGGTGCACCTGCTGTACGTGCTCGAGCAGCAGGTCGAGCGCGAGCAGTTCCCGCCGGAGACGGAACAAAAATACTTCTCCTATATCAAGGAGCACCTCGCGCAGCGCTACGTGGACTTCATCGGCAAGGAAATCCAGACGGCCTACCTGGAGAGTTACTCCGAATATGGCCAGAACATCTTCGACCGTTACGTGACGTTCGCCGACTTCTGGATCCAGGACCAGGAATACCGCGATCCGGATACGGGCGAGAGCTTCGACCGCGAATCGCTCAATGCAGAGCTCGAGAAGATCGAGAAGCCGGCCGGCATCAGCAATCCGAAGGATTTCCGCAACGAGATCGTCAACTTCGGCCTGCGCGCCCGCGCCAACAACGGTGGCAAGAACCCGGCCTGGACGTCGTACGAGAAATTCCGCAGCGTGATCGAGAAGAAGATGTTCTCGAATACGGAAGAACTGTTGCCGGTGATCTCGTTCAACGCCAAGGCCAGCGCCGAGGATGCGAACAAGCACGCCGATTTCGTGGCCCGGATGGTGGAAAAAGGATACACCGCCAAGCAGGTGCGGCTGCTGTGCGAGTGGTATCTGCGCGTACGGAAATCGTCGTAAGGCTCAAAGTGCCATAATAGGCCGAAGGGTTTCATCAGCTATCCGGTTGAGCCACGCTCCCGGCCTACAGACGTATCGGGGCCTTGCATGACCGTCGCGCGCGGCAGCAGTTTGCGTTGAAGCGCGCGGCAGGTCGGGCAAGGCCCCACTAAGGAGGAATCTTTGGCTTACCTCATCGACCGTCGTTTGCAAGGCAAGAACAAGTCCGCGGTCAACCGCGAGCGGTTCCTGCGGCGCTACAAGGCCCAGATCAAGGACGCGGTCGGGCGCGCCATCAAGGGCCGTTCGATCACCGACATCGAAAATGGCGAGAAGGTCTCGATTCCCGTCAAGGACGTGAACGAGCCCACCTTCGGGCACGCCCATGGCGGCGTCTGGGAAGTCGTCAATCCCGGCAACCAGGAATACCAGAAGGGCGACCAGATCGCCCGGCCCAAGGGCGGCGGCGGTTCCGGCCGCGGCAAGGCGGGCAACAGCGACCAGACCACCGAGGATGACTTCATCTTCGAACTGTCGCGCGAGGAATTCATGAATTATTTCTTTGAAGACCTCGAACTGCCGAACCTCGTCAAGACGCAGCTCACGGCAACCACCGATTTCAAGAGCCAGCGTGCCGGCTACACCGTGTCCGGCACGCCCAGCAATATCCACGTGCTGCGTTCGCTGCGCGGCGCGCTGGGGCGGCGCATCGCCGTGGGCGGCCCTTCGCGCCGGCAGCTCGCGGAGGCCGAGCAGGAGCTCGAAGCGCTGCTGCTGGCAGATGTCCCGCTGGACGACTTCCGCGTCGTCGAGCTCAAGAAGAAAATCCACCACCTGCACACGCGCCTGCTGGCGATCCCGTTCATCGATCCGTTCGACCTGCGCTACAGCAACCGCATCAAGGTGCCGAAGCCGATGACGCAGGCCGTGATGTTCTGCATCATGGACGTGTCGGGCTCGATGGACGAGCAGCGCAAGGATACGGCGAAGCGCTTCTTCATCCTGCTGTACCTGTTCCTGAAACGGGTCTATGACAAGATCGAAGTGGTCTTCATCCGCCACCACACCGCGGCGGCCGAGGTGGACGAACACGAGTTCTTCCATTCGCGCGAGTCGGGCGGCACCGTGGTGTCCTCCGCGCTGAACCTGCTGAACAAGATCATCGACGAGCGCTACGGCGCGGGCCAGTGGAACAGCTATGTCGCCCAGGCGTCGGACGGCGACAACTGGGACAACGACTCGGTGCTGTGCCGCCAGCTGCTTACCAACACGATCATGCCGAAGGTGCAGTACTACACCTACGTGGAAATCACCGACGGCCCGCCGCAGAACCTGTGGGAACAATATGCGCAGGTGCCGGACCACCACCAGCACTTCGCCATGCAGAAGATTGTCACGCCGGCTGATATTTATCCGGTATTCCGCGAACTGTTCAAGAAGCAGCCCAAATAATGAACCAGATGATGAAACGCCCGCCGCATCCTCGTGCGCTGCCGGAGCAGTCGGAATGGACGTTCGAGCTGATCGAACAGGCGCACGAGGAAATCAAGCGCGTGGCCGAGAATTTCGGCCTCGACACCTACCCGAACCAGCTGGAAATCATCACGGCCGAGCAGATGATGGACGCCTACACGTCCGTCGGCATGCCCGTCTCGTACAGCCACTGGTCGTTCGGCAAGCACTTCCTGTCCACCGAAAAGGGCTACAAGCGCGGCCAGATGGGCCTGGCCTACGAGATCGTCATCAACAGCAATCCCTGCATCGCCTACCTGATGGAGGAAAACAGCCTGACGATGCAGGCGCTGGTGATCGCCCACGCCGCCTACGGCCACAACTCCTTCTTCAAGGGCAATTACCTGTTCCGCACCTGGACGGATGCCGAGGCGATCATCGATTACATGGTGTTCGCCAAGAACTACATCGCCGAATGCGAACAGCGGCACGGCATCGATGCCGTCGAGCTGCTGCTCGATTCCTGCCACGCGATCCAGAATTACGGCGTGGACCGCTACAAGCGGCCGGCCAAACTGTCGCTCGCCAAGGAGCAGCAGCGCCAGAAGGAGCGCGAAGCCTACCTGCAATCGCAGATCAACGAGCTGTGGCGCACGGTGCCGAAAAAGCCGGAAGAGGAAGCAGTGGCGCAGGCCCCCTCCCGCTTCCCGCCCGAGCCCGAGGAGAACCTGCTGTACTTCATCGAGAAGTACGCGCCGCTGCTGGAACCCTGGCAGCGCGAACTGGTGCGCATCGTGCGCAAGATCTCGCAGTACTTCTACCCGCAGCGGCAAACCCAGGTGATGAATGAGGGCTGGGCCACCTTCTGGCACTACACGATCCTGAACCAGCTGTACGACGAAGGCGTGATCGGCGACGGCTTCATGATGGAATTCCTGAAGAGCCATACGAACGTGGTCTACCAGCCGCCGGTGCACAGCCCGTACTACAACGGCATCAACCCGTATGCGCTCGGCTTCGCGATGATGACGGACATCCGCCGCATCTGCGAGAACCCGACGGCCGAGGACCGCGAATGGTTCCCGGACATTGCCGGCAGCGACTGGCGCAAGACGCTCGACTTCGCCATGCGCAACTTCAAGGATGAAAGCTTCATCGCGCAGTTCCTGTCGCCGCGGCTGATCCGGGATTTCCACTTCTTCGCGGTACTGGACGACGACCGCAACGAGAAGCTGTCCGTCTCGGCGATCCACGACGAGATGGGTTACCGCTACGTGCGCCAGCAACTGGCCGACCAGTACAACCTTGGCAACCGCGAACCGAACATCCAGGTCTGGTCCGTCAACACGCGGGACGACCGCGCGCTCACGCTGCGGCACACCCAGTTCAACCGCCGCCCCTTGAACCAGCAGGCACACGAGGTGCTCAAGCACGTCGCGCGGCTGTGGGGCTTCGACGTCCACCTGGACACGGTCTCGCCGGAAGGCAAGTTGATCAGCACGCTGGAGTGCAAGCGCGAAAAGCGCGGTCGCCTGATCTGAGTTCCCCCCATCCGGCAGCCGGCAGCGGCTGCCGGAAGTTTCCCTGCCCCCCGCGGTGCCATTCTGCCCGCAATCCCGCCTTCGCCAGGCCAGCCCTGGATCTCTCATCAAGCTGATCGAAAACCCGGTGCCGGCACGCCGGGACATGATTACACTTTTTACCGGTGCTCATGCCGGGCTCACATCCACGCAGCAATGGGCAAGCCGGCGTCAGGGACAAGAGGGTGGGTGTCGCCTCGCCTAACGCGACCGCTCATCCGCTCAATATGGCTGAGCGAAAATTCGGCGGCACGGGTTGGATTGCAGGATTTTCCAGCTTTTCGCGGGGTCCCCCCTAGATTTCGGCGGCGAACCAGCTAAAATATGGTAGCGCAACCACTGGTCTGACCGCATTTCGCGACCGGCTGGACCGGCCCTACATTTCCGAACGGTTGAGCTGCTTTTTCTGTAGTGAAGTTTCAAGCTTGTTTTTTTTGCATGCGCATGCTCCACGGGCGCCGGATTTGCATATACTGAAGTGTCCGAGATAACGCTCCCATTATTAAGAAATAGCAATTTCTCATACCAAATTTTACACAGCCAGAAGGGGGGATCGCCTGCAGAAAATTTTGTTTTTTTCGCATTCGGAAAACTTCATGGCACCGTTTATATGGCTTGCACAGCATTGGTCAGCGGTGCCCTCAGACGGGCGCCAGATTGGTGCAAGGATGCACCTAAGGGCATGAAAATTAACCATTTTTTTGAGCCCAAAATTCTATGTACAATGAAGAAATCGTATGTATAATTCGCCGACGTCCCGGATGCGGCTGTAGCTTTGTGTCGCTATTTTGGGGTTCAAGTAGAGTAGGTATTGGAGAAAGCAGGCATGAATTTTAGTGATAACGGGAAGGTCAAAAAGAACTATACCGGGGTCGTGGTAGTGGTGGCCTTGCACCTTTTGGCTGCTTACGGGATCGTGACTGGCTTGGGCAAGAAGGTGTTCACCAAGATGATGGAACCGGTGGAGACCAAGATCATCGAAGAGGTCGCCCCACCTCCACCGAAGGAGCTGCCACCACCGCCGCCGCCTCCGGAAATGCAAGCACCGCCTCCGCCGTTCATTCCGCCCGTCGAAGTGAACGTGCAGCAGCCGCCGCCGCAGCAGAACGTGATCGCGAACGCGACGAACCAGGCTCCGCCGACGCGGGAACTGGCACCGCCTGCGCCGCCGGCACCTCCGGCACCGCCAGCGCCTCCGGCCCAGTCCGTACGTGTTCCTGCAGTGGCTGACTTCAGCACCTGCGCGAAACCGGAATGGCCGAAGTCGTCGCTGCGTAACGAAGAAACGGGCACGGTAACCTTATCGTTCCTGATTGGAGTCGACGGCCGCGTCGCCGACTCCAAGATCGTGAAATCCAGTGGCTTTAGGGATCTTGATAAGGCTGCTGTGGTAGGTATCGGCAAGTGCAAGTTCAAGCCGACCATGGTTGACGGCAAACCGGAACAAGCGTGGATGCAAATGCAATACGTCTGGACGCTGGAATAACCCGAGACGACCCCACCGTCTCACCTAGTAATTTTCGTTGTCGTTACGTTCAGCGAACTGATCTTTTATAAATTTGGAGGAAGCATGTTTAAGAATACCCGTTTGTCCGCTGTACTGGCCGCTGTGCTGTTCTCGGTGACCGCAGCATCCGCCCTGGTCAGCGCGCCGGCGATGGCCGACGCTCCTGCCGCGGCCGCCGCTGACGCACCTGCGGCAGCTCCGGCAGCGGATGCGGCAGCAGCACCGGCAGCCGACGCAGCAGCTCCGGCAGCGGCTGACGCAGCCGCGCCTGCGGCAGCCGAAGGCGCCCATGGCGGTGCCGGCAATAAAGAAGAAGTGGAAAACCCGTTCGGCCCGAAGGCTGTGTGGAACTCGGGCTGGGTGGCACGCGGCTCGATCATCATCATGTCGATCATGTCGATCGGTACCTGGTACATCCTGATCACCAAGCTGATCGACCAGGCCAAGATCATGCGTCAGGCAAAAGAAGCCCAGGCCAAGTTCTGGAAAGCTTCGTCGATCTCCGCCGGTACCGCCACGCTGGCTGAAGGCTCGCCGTTCCGCTTCATCGCTGAAACCGGCACCAAGGCATCCGGCCACCACGACGGCGCCCTGCTGGAGCAGATCGACCTGTCGACCTGGGTGACGATGTCGATCCAGCGCGCTGTCGACAAAGTGCAGTCCCGCCTGCAGGATGGCCTGTCGTTCCTGGCAACCGTCGGCTCGACCGCACCGTTCATCGGTCTGTTCGGTACCGTGTGGGGTATTTACGGTGCACTGACCAACATCGGTATGACCGGTAACGCGTCGATCGACAAGGTTGCAGGTCCGGTGGGTGAAGCACTGATCATGACGGCATTCGGTCTGGCAGTCGCAGTTCCGGCCGTTCTGGGCTACAACTGGTTGGTGCGTCGTAACAAGTCCGCAATGGAAGAAGTGCGTTCGTTCTCGGCTGACGTGCACTCCGTGCTGATCTCCGGCGCCATGTCGACCGCTGACTCCGCACGCGCTGCCAAAAAAGTAGGCTAATACCATGTCGATGTCCGTAGGCTCCGATACCGGAGGCGAAGAAACAGTCATGTCGGAAATCAACACGACGCCCCTCGTGGACATCATGTTGGTTCTGCTGATCATCTTCCTGATCACGAGCCCGGTCGTTCTCAAACTGCAGAAGATCACTCTGCCGGCAGAGATCAACCAGGCGATCCAAACGAAGCCGGAGAATGTCAACATCGTCGTCAACAAGGATGGTGACATCTACTGGAATCAAAAGAAAATGGCGGACACGAATGAGTTGTTCGATTTTCTGAAGGTCGAGGCCGTGAAGGTGCCGCAACCCGAAGTGCACGTGCGTGGCGACAAGGAAGCCAAGTACGAGTCCATCGGCCGCGTGATCTTCACGACCCAGCGTGCCGGCATCCAGAAGGTTGGTTTCATCACCGAACCGCCTGACAAGATGTAAGGCCCCTGCCCGGCCGGTCCAGCAATGTACTGGCCGGGCAGTCTTTGAAAGGGAACACACCCATGAGTATGAATGTCGGTTCGGGTAGCGCGTCAGCAGCGGATCCGGAACCAATGATGGAAATGAACATGACACCGCTCATCGACGTGATGCTGGTGCTGATCATTATGCTGATTATTACGATCCCCAAGGCCAACCACTCGGTGAACTTGAACATGCCGGTGGGCACCCCACCGCCATCGACGGCGGAACCGGTGGTCGTGCAGATCGACGTTGACTTCGACGGCACGATCCTGTGGGACGGCCAGGTCGTTCCGGATCGCGCAACGCTGGAACAGAAGCTGATGAACGTCGCGGCACAGGCTGACCAGCCGGAAGTGCACCTGCGTCCCAACAAGCTGGTCGAGTACAACGCCGTTGCCGGCGTGATGGCTGCGGCACAGCGTCTGGGCGTGACGAAGATTGGCCTGGTCGGCAACGAGCAGTTCCAGTAATAGCCTGCAAGCTGCTGGACACGTGTCGAAGCTCCCCCATGAAAATCGCGGTACCTCGGTACCGCGATTTTTGTTTGTGCGGAGCCCCCGCGAAACTGAAGAGTACAACCCTTTATTTTCCACGATAGGCGGGTTATGCTGCCTGTTCTTGTTTTTTGATGAAAGATACCTCGCTTATGTCCAAGTTCCGTCTCGCCCATCTCGGCCTGGTGATGGCCGCCATCGGTTTTAGCGCAGCAGCTCCCCTGGCCGGCCTGGTGCCTGCCGCGTATGCTGCCGATGCGGTACGTGCCGAAGTGGGCAAACCCCTGCAGGAAGCACAGCGCCTGCTGAGCGGCAAGAAGGCCAAGGAGGCGCTCGCGAAGCTGAAAGAAGCGGACGCCGTCAACAACAAGACTGAATTCGAGAAGTACCAGATCGAGCGCGTGCGCGCCGCCGCCGCCAGCACGGCCGGCGATAACGCCACCGCCATCAAGGCCTTCGAAGCCCTGCTCGCGTCGTCGCGCCTGCCGGCCGCCGAGCGTCCGAAGTTCAACGAAGGCCTGGCCGGCATGTACTACCGCGCCAAGGATTACCCGAAAGCGATCACCGCCATCCAGGCAGTGCTGAAGGACAACCCGAACAATACGCAGATGCAGCAGCTGCTGACGCAGACCTACTTCATCAGCGGCCGCAACAATGAAGCGATCGCGCAGCTGAAGTCGGGCAAGCAGACCGAGCAGAGCCTGCAGATGCTGGCCAACATCCAGCTGAAGCAGAACGACAAGAACGGCTATGTGCAAACCATCGAGAAGCTGGCCGCCAGCTACCCGAAGCAGAGCTACTGGGCCGACCTGCTGAACCGCGTCCAGGGCAAGACGGGCTTCTCCCGCACCCTGAACCTGGACGTGCTGCGCCTGCGCCTGGCCCTGGGCCAGCTGAGCAAGCCTGCCGAGTTCATGGAAATGGGCCAGCTGGCACTGCAGGCGGGTAACGCGCCGGAAGCGATCAAGATCATCGACGCCGGCTACAAGAAGGGTGCCCTGGGCACCGGCGCCGACGCCGGCCGTCACCAGCGCCTGAAGGACCTGGCCAACAAGACCCTGGCGGACAACCAGGCTGCACAGGCCACCCACGAGGCCAATCTCATCAAGGAGAAGGATGCGGACGGCCTGTTCAACATGGGTTATGCGCTCGTGTCCGCCGGCCAGGCCGACAAGGGCATCGCCCTGATGGACCAGGCCATGAAGTTCGGCACCGCGCGCCGTCCGGAAGAAATGAAGCTGCACTACGGCATCGCCCTGTTCAACGCCGGCAAGAAGCAGCAAGCAGTCTCCGCACTGAAGGACGTGAAAGGTACCGCCGGCGAGGCCGACCTGGCCCGTTACTGGACCATGTACATCAACAACCCGAACATTGCCGCGTAAGCCGCGCAGCACACTCGGCAAAGCGCCGCCCTGCCCCGTGCAGGCGGCGCTTTTTTATTGCCACGGGCGCCGCGCTCTGGTGCGCTGCGGCATTTCCCATGTGAATTTGTAAAACCGCCGTATAATCCGTGGTTCAGGCAAAGAATTCCATATCCATGAAGGTATTTCGCGGACTTCCCAACGCAGCGTCCCGTGCACCCTGCGCCCTCACGATCGGCAATTTCGACGGCGTCCACCGCGGCCATCAGGCCTTGCTGGCGCACGTGCGTACCGCCGCCTCGCGCCTCGGCCTGGAAGCGGCCGTGATGACGTTCGAACCGCATCCGCGCGAATTCTTCGCCAACAAGATGAAGGACCCGGCGAAGGCTCCGCCCCGGATCGCCAACCTGCGCGACAAGCTGGCCTCGCTGGACGCCAACGGCATCGACCGCGTGATCGTCGAACATTTCTCCGACAGCTTCGCGGCCCTTACCCCGCAGGAATTCACCGAGCGCGTGCTGGTCGATGGCCTGCACGTGAAGTGGCTGATGGTGGGCGACGACTTCTGCTACGGCGCCCGCCGCGCCGGCAATGTGCAGATGTTGCAGGAAGCGGGCAAACGCTACGGGTTCGAGGTGGAGACGCTGCCTACCGTGATGAACGGCAGCACACGCATTTCCAGCTCGGCGGTGCGCGCGGCCCTGGCCGCCGGTGATTTCGCGCAGGCCGAACAATTGCTGGGCCACCCGTATGCAATTTCCGGCCATGTGATCCACGGGCAGAAGCTGGGCCGCACGCTGGGCTATCCCACACTGAACCTGCGCGTTCCTCACCGCCCTGCCCTGTCCGGCATCTTCATCGTGCAGGTGCACGGCGTGACCGACGCGCCGCTGCCCGCGGTAGCCAGCCTGGGTGTGCGCCCCACGGTGGAAGACGCTGGCCGCGTGCTGCTCGAGGTGCATATCTTCGATTTCGCGCAGAGCCTGTACGGCGAGCGCGTCAAGGTGGAATTCCTGCACAAGATCCGCGACGAGGAAAAATTCATCGACCTGCCGACCTTGACCGAGGCGATCGAGCGGGACGCACGGGAAGCCCGCGCCTACTTCCGCGAACGCAGCGGCGCCGTGACCGCCACCGACCGAATTTGAGCGCGCGCCATATCCAGCATCCGGAGCAGTGAAAAGCGCCGCTCACCGATTTACCTATCCAAGAATTACCATGTCCGACAACAAAGCAAAGAAGGCAGAGGCGAAGCCCGCCAGCAAGTACCCGGTCAACATGACCGAAACCCCGTTCCCGATGCGCGGCGACCTGGCCAAGCGCGAACCGAACTGGGTCAAGCAATGGCAGGACAAGAAGATCTACCAGCGCATCCGCAAGGCCGCCAAGGGCCGTCCCAAGTTCGTGCTGCACGACGGCCCGCCTTACGCCAATGGCGACATCCACCTGGGCCACGCCGTCAACAAGATCCTGAAGGACATCGTGGTCAAATCGCGCACGATGGCCGGCTTCGACGCGCCCTATGTGCCGGGCTGGGATTGCCACGGCATGCCGATCGAGATCCAGATCGAAAAACAGTACGGCAAGAACCTGCCGACGGCCGAGGTGCTGACCAAGGCGCGGGCGTATGCGCTGGAGCAGATCGACCGCCAGCGCGCCGGCTTCATCCGCCTGGGCGTGCTGGGCGAGTGGGAAAACCCGTACATGACGATGGCCCACGGTAACGAGGCCGACGAGCTGCGGGCACTCGGCAAATTGCTGGAAAAGGGCTATGTGTACCGCGGCCTGAAGCCGGTGAACTGGTGCTTCGACTGCGGCTCGGCGCTGGCCGAGGCGGAAGTGGAATACCAGGACAAGCGCGACCCGGCGATCGACGTGGGCTTCCCGTTCGCGGAACCGGAAAAACTGGCTGCCGCCTTCGGCCTGCCGGCGCTGCCGACCACCAACGGCTTTGTCGTGATCTGGACCACCACGCCGTGGACGATCCCGTCGAACCAGGCACTGAACGTGCATCCGGAAGTGACGTACGCGCTGGTCGAAACGTCGCGCGACGGCGCGCCCCTGCTGCTGCTGCTGGCGCAGGACCTGGTCGAAGCCGCGCTGCAACGCTACAAGTTCGAAGGCAAGGTGATCGCCACGACCACGGGCGCGAAGCTGGAAAACATCCGCTTCAAGCATCCGCTGCATGCGCGCGACGCGTTCTACGACCGCTATTCGCCGGTCTACCTCGCCGACTACGTGACGACCGATTCCGGCACCGGCATCGTGCACTCCGCGCCTGCCTACGGCCTGGAAGACTTCGTGTCCTGCCGCCAGCATGGCATGAAGGATGACGAGATCCTGACGCCCGTGATGGGCGACGGCAAATACGTGTCGACCCTGCCGCTGTTCGGCGGCATGACGATCTGGGAAGCTTCCAGGCCGATCTGCGACGCGCTGCGCGAGGCGGGCGCCCTGTTCGAGCTGAAGATGTTCGACCACAGCTACATGCACTGCTGGCGCCACAAGACGCCGATCGTCTACCGGGCCACTTCGCAGTGGTTCGCCGGCATGGACGTGCAGCCGATCGATGGCGGCTCCACGCTGCGCGAAACCGCACTGGAAGGCATCGACGCCACCCGCTTCTTCCCAGACTGGGGCAAGGCGCGCCTGCACGGCATGATCGCCAACCGGCCGGACTGGACCCTGTCGCGCCAGCGCCAGTGGGGCGTGCCAATGGCCTTCTTCCTGCACAAGGAAACGGGCGCACT contains:
- a CDS encoding PrkA family serine protein kinase, whose product is MTIFDTYAARYERTREEEMSLSEYLQLCKKDHLTYATAAERMLAAIGEPTLVDTRNDTRLSRIFANKVIKIYPAFREFYGMEEVIEQVVSYFRHAAQGLEERKQILYLLGPVGGGKSSIAEKLKSLMEQVPFYCLKGSPVNESPLGLFNEAEDGVILEEDYGIPRRYLRSIPSPWAVKRLHEFNGDINQFRVVKRYPSILKQIAISKTEPGDENNQDISSLVGKVDIRKLEDYAQDDPDAYSYSGGLCLANQGLMEFVEMFKAPIKVLHPLLTATQEGNYKGTEGFGAIPFDGVVLAHSNESEWKSFRNNRNNEAFLDRIYIVKVPYCLRVSDEIKIYEKLLRNSSLAEAPCAPGTLRMMSQFAILSRLKEPENSSIFSKMLVYDGENLKDTDPKAKSIHEYVDYAGVDEGMNGLSTRFAFKILSKVFNFDSTEVAANPVHLLYVLEQQVEREQFPPETEQKYFSYIKEHLAQRYVDFIGKEIQTAYLESYSEYGQNIFDRYVTFADFWIQDQEYRDPDTGESFDRESLNAELEKIEKPAGISNPKDFRNEIVNFGLRARANNGGKNPAWTSYEKFRSVIEKKMFSNTEELLPVISFNAKASAEDANKHADFVARMVEKGYTAKQVRLLCEWYLRVRKSS
- a CDS encoding YeaH/YhbH family protein, with translation MAYLIDRRLQGKNKSAVNRERFLRRYKAQIKDAVGRAIKGRSITDIENGEKVSIPVKDVNEPTFGHAHGGVWEVVNPGNQEYQKGDQIARPKGGGGSGRGKAGNSDQTTEDDFIFELSREEFMNYFFEDLELPNLVKTQLTATTDFKSQRAGYTVSGTPSNIHVLRSLRGALGRRIAVGGPSRRQLAEAEQELEALLLADVPLDDFRVVELKKKIHHLHTRLLAIPFIDPFDLRYSNRIKVPKPMTQAVMFCIMDVSGSMDEQRKDTAKRFFILLYLFLKRVYDKIEVVFIRHHTAAAEVDEHEFFHSRESGGTVVSSALNLLNKIIDERYGAGQWNSYVAQASDGDNWDNDSVLCRQLLTNTIMPKVQYYTYVEITDGPPQNLWEQYAQVPDHHQHFAMQKIVTPADIYPVFRELFKKQPK
- a CDS encoding SpoVR family protein, translated to MMKRPPHPRALPEQSEWTFELIEQAHEEIKRVAENFGLDTYPNQLEIITAEQMMDAYTSVGMPVSYSHWSFGKHFLSTEKGYKRGQMGLAYEIVINSNPCIAYLMEENSLTMQALVIAHAAYGHNSFFKGNYLFRTWTDAEAIIDYMVFAKNYIAECEQRHGIDAVELLLDSCHAIQNYGVDRYKRPAKLSLAKEQQRQKEREAYLQSQINELWRTVPKKPEEEAVAQAPSRFPPEPEENLLYFIEKYAPLLEPWQRELVRIVRKISQYFYPQRQTQVMNEGWATFWHYTILNQLYDEGVIGDGFMMEFLKSHTNVVYQPPVHSPYYNGINPYALGFAMMTDIRRICENPTAEDREWFPDIAGSDWRKTLDFAMRNFKDESFIAQFLSPRLIRDFHFFAVLDDDRNEKLSVSAIHDEMGYRYVRQQLADQYNLGNREPNIQVWSVNTRDDRALTLRHTQFNRRPLNQQAHEVLKHVARLWGFDVHLDTVSPEGKLISTLECKREKRGRLI
- a CDS encoding energy transducer TonB, with product MNFSDNGKVKKNYTGVVVVVALHLLAAYGIVTGLGKKVFTKMMEPVETKIIEEVAPPPPKELPPPPPPPEMQAPPPPFIPPVEVNVQQPPPQQNVIANATNQAPPTRELAPPAPPAPPAPPAPPAQSVRVPAVADFSTCAKPEWPKSSLRNEETGTVTLSFLIGVDGRVADSKIVKSSGFRDLDKAAVVGIGKCKFKPTMVDGKPEQAWMQMQYVWTLE
- a CDS encoding MotA/TolQ/ExbB proton channel family protein; this encodes MFKNTRLSAVLAAVLFSVTAASALVSAPAMADAPAAAAADAPAAAPAADAAAAPAADAAAPAAADAAAPAAAEGAHGGAGNKEEVENPFGPKAVWNSGWVARGSIIIMSIMSIGTWYILITKLIDQAKIMRQAKEAQAKFWKASSISAGTATLAEGSPFRFIAETGTKASGHHDGALLEQIDLSTWVTMSIQRAVDKVQSRLQDGLSFLATVGSTAPFIGLFGTVWGIYGALTNIGMTGNASIDKVAGPVGEALIMTAFGLAVAVPAVLGYNWLVRRNKSAMEEVRSFSADVHSVLISGAMSTADSARAAKKVG
- a CDS encoding biopolymer transporter ExbD produces the protein MSMSVGSDTGGEETVMSEINTTPLVDIMLVLLIIFLITSPVVLKLQKITLPAEINQAIQTKPENVNIVVNKDGDIYWNQKKMADTNELFDFLKVEAVKVPQPEVHVRGDKEAKYESIGRVIFTTQRAGIQKVGFITEPPDKM
- a CDS encoding biopolymer transporter ExbD; its protein translation is MSMNVGSGSASAADPEPMMEMNMTPLIDVMLVLIIMLIITIPKANHSVNLNMPVGTPPPSTAEPVVVQIDVDFDGTILWDGQVVPDRATLEQKLMNVAAQADQPEVHLRPNKLVEYNAVAGVMAAAQRLGVTKIGLVGNEQFQ
- a CDS encoding tetratricopeptide repeat protein — encoded protein: MSKFRLAHLGLVMAAIGFSAAAPLAGLVPAAYAADAVRAEVGKPLQEAQRLLSGKKAKEALAKLKEADAVNNKTEFEKYQIERVRAAAASTAGDNATAIKAFEALLASSRLPAAERPKFNEGLAGMYYRAKDYPKAITAIQAVLKDNPNNTQMQQLLTQTYFISGRNNEAIAQLKSGKQTEQSLQMLANIQLKQNDKNGYVQTIEKLAASYPKQSYWADLLNRVQGKTGFSRTLNLDVLRLRLALGQLSKPAEFMEMGQLALQAGNAPEAIKIIDAGYKKGALGTGADAGRHQRLKDLANKTLADNQAAQATHEANLIKEKDADGLFNMGYALVSAGQADKGIALMDQAMKFGTARRPEEMKLHYGIALFNAGKKQQAVSALKDVKGTAGEADLARYWTMYINNPNIAA
- a CDS encoding bifunctional riboflavin kinase/FAD synthetase, which codes for MKVFRGLPNAASRAPCALTIGNFDGVHRGHQALLAHVRTAASRLGLEAAVMTFEPHPREFFANKMKDPAKAPPRIANLRDKLASLDANGIDRVIVEHFSDSFAALTPQEFTERVLVDGLHVKWLMVGDDFCYGARRAGNVQMLQEAGKRYGFEVETLPTVMNGSTRISSSAVRAALAAGDFAQAEQLLGHPYAISGHVIHGQKLGRTLGYPTLNLRVPHRPALSGIFIVQVHGVTDAPLPAVASLGVRPTVEDAGRVLLEVHIFDFAQSLYGERVKVEFLHKIRDEEKFIDLPTLTEAIERDAREARAYFRERSGAVTATDRI